The genomic interval ATGTAACCGTGTACGGTTATGGACCAGCTCGTCAGCGAACCCGTGTTGCCTGCCGCGTTATCGGAGACCTCGAGCGACCACGAACCGTTCGGGTCCTCGCCCCATTGCACGAGCGATGTGAACATCCAGTTGCTGAAGTTGGCTGCCACGTCGTTGGGGCGCGGCGTACCCAGAATTGCCGTCGTCCCGTCGGGCGAGGTCAACTCGAACTGTAAGTCGCCCCGGTTTGGATGAGTGACGTTCACCGTGACTTCGACCGCCTCGGTCACGAAGGTAGGCGAACCGGAGATAGCCAGCGACCGCGTGGCCCCGGTGGGATTGTTGTCCGGAATCGCCGTCGCAACCGCCTCGCTGCTTGTCAGCGGCGTCGCTTCGCCCGGCACGTTAAACCGAGTCGCCGCGTCCGCGACGGCAGCCGACGCATCCACGCGCCCGAAGCCGTAGTCGTGGCTGTAGTTCATGCCCGCGCCATTCGTGAACCATCCCGGATCGAGCGGATCGTTTTGCGTTGCGGTTTCCGCGAGGCAGTGCTGGACGTCGCGCCACGTGAGGAACGGGTTTGCGTCGAGCACCAAACCAACGGTACCCGAGACGATCGGGCATGCCGCGGAAGTGCCGCCGAACGTCGATTGGTAATTGGTTGGGGAGTCGCCGTTCGCGCCGGTAAGGTCGGCGGTCGTTATCCCGGAGCCGGTCCAACTCGATGGCGCGTTGACCAACAACGCCGCGCCCTGTTCGCTGTATCCGGATACATTGCCGTCCGCGCCGGACGCCGCAACCGAGATCGTATATCTGCTGGATGCCAGGCCGTCGTATCCGGAGTGGTCGCCGCTGAAGAAACCGTTGCCCGCCGCCCAGACAAACACCGTGCCGCGACCGCCGCGACCGTTCGCAATCGCGTTTAAGATTGCCAAGCCGGCCAGCGTGCCGAACGTCTCGAGGGTAGCGCCGTCGTCGGCTGGCCCCCACGAGTTACTGGACACGTGGACGCGGTCCGCCGGGAGTGCGGGCGCGACCTGGTGGTTGAATGCCTGCGCCTCCTGGGAGTCGGTTGTCGGAGCGGCGATGAGGCGTATGCCGACGAGATCCGCATCGAACGCCACACCGGTAATACCGAGCGCATTGTTGCCGACGCCCGCCGCAAGCCCCGCGCACGGCGTGCCGTGTGTGTCCGCCGCGGTCGGGCTCGGATCGTTGTCGCCCCCGTTGATGTCGATGTCGATATCTGTCCGCGCGTTTCCGCTCAGGTCCTCGTGACCGGTCTCGAGTCCGTCGTCCACGATCGCGATGTTCACGCCGGCGCCATCCACGCTGTCCCATGCGGTCACGACGTTGATGTCATTTCCCGCGACGGCCCCCGCGCCCGCCGCTGGCTGTGCCGTGTTGCGGAGGTGCCACTGGTTTGGGAAGAGCGTGTCGTTTGGGACCAACTTCTTTGCGCGTTGTTGTTCGATAAGCGGCGATGCCGCGACCGCCGCGCCGCTTTCGTAGAGTTTGTTCGCCGCTTCGAGCGACGCCAACAGGCCGGCACCGTTCGCTCGAAGTATGTACGTGTTCTCGCTATACGTCACTTGCTCGACAACGCTCAGGTTGTTCGTAGCGAGCACGGTTTCGAGCTTCGCGCTCGTAGCCAGCTTCGCGCTCAATCGGTCGGTGAGATACATCGGTTCGCCGCCCCGCGATGCACGCAACACGGCCTTCACCGAATAGCCGCCCGTCCCGAGCGAGTCCGCCACCTGCTGCAACGCCGCTCTGTTAGCGGACTTGCCCTGCAGCGTTACCAATTGGCCTGTCGACCCCTGCACCGACTTCACCGTCGCACCCGGTACGACCGACTGAACAGACTTGGCCCCGGACTTTCCCTCGACCACAAGTTCGTCGAGCGACAGCACAACGTCCACGCGTGACGCGCCGTTGTAGTAATAGACGGCTTCGCCCGATGGCGGGCTAGCGTTGTCCGCGGCTTGCACGCGGACTGCGCTTGACCCAAGAATGACGATAACTAGAAACGCGAATGTGGACCCAGCCCGATTCGTACCCATGCCGAACCCTCCAAACCCCGCGGTGTGTGCCAACCGCTAGACCCT from Candidatus Hydrogenedentota bacterium carries:
- a CDS encoding S8 family serine peptidase — protein: MGTNRAGSTFAFLVIVILGSSAVRVQAADNASPPSGEAVYYYNGASRVDVVLSLDELVVEGKSGAKSVQSVVPGATVKSVQGSTGQLVTLQGKSANRAALQQVADSLGTGGYSVKAVLRASRGGEPMYLTDRLSAKLATSAKLETVLATNNLSVVEQVTYSENTYILRANGAGLLASLEAANKLYESGAAVAASPLIEQQRAKKLVPNDTLFPNQWHLRNTAQPAAGAGAVAGNDINVVTAWDSVDGAGVNIAIVDDGLETGHEDLSGNARTDIDIDINGGDNDPSPTAADTHGTPCAGLAAGVGNNALGITGVAFDADLVGIRLIAAPTTDSQEAQAFNHQVAPALPADRVHVSSNSWGPADDGATLETFGTLAGLAILNAIANGRGGRGTVFVWAAGNGFFSGDHSGYDGLASSRYTISVAASGADGNVSGYSEQGAALLVNAPSSWTGSGITTADLTGANGDSPTNYQSTFGGTSAACPIVSGTVGLVLDANPFLTWRDVQHCLAETATQNDPLDPGWFTNGAGMNYSHDYGFGRVDASAAVADAATRFNVPGEATPLTSSEAVATAIPDNNPTGATRSLAISGSPTFVTEAVEVTVNVTHPNRGDLQFELTSPDGTTAILGTPRPNDVAANFSNWMFTSLVQWGEDPNGSWSLEVSDNAAGNTGSLTSWSITVHGYIPNADQDGDGIPDVVEGIGDADNDGIQNYLDLDSDGDGIPDAIEGTADVDGDTIPNFLDLDSDGDGFSDQLENSLGSDPYDPFDVPNVPVNPWPLVLALLILGAMVLLLKARRATFAGRSSA